The sequence ttacaGAACAACAAAAAAGCAGCTTCCGGGTATGATTACCGGTCAAACTTAAAGCATTGATTTCCATAATGTTTTTAAGGGAATTGCTCCAAAATCCTTAGGTCTTTGGATTTGAAAGTGTCACATCTTAGCAAAATAAGGTGAATAGTGAAgctatcttgaaataatttatggaCGACTgttattgaataaatatttcaactataatataaataataccaTTTAAGGTAAATAAAAAGTCTCAGGGTGTAACGCAAGCCAAATTAATATTAGAATACATATGAATTATTCCTGCATTTCAAGTCAAAGATGAATAGGAAGGGTCAAAAGCATAAACACGCTTCATACATAGTATTACGGGAAACCAAATGGTGGATCGAATTTAGGCCATAAATGCCGGAGCTGTGGTCTGGAAGCCCATTCAGCGCACAAGTTCAACTGAAGGAAACTCCGTGGttgtacacccccccccccacaaaaaaaaaatcaggaaagggGTAAAAGTCTTATGTCTTCTCTCTATACCATTTCATTATCAATACCAAACACCATATCACAGATAGATCATACAACATTGAAATCCTCATGTACTACTTGTGAAACACTGATTCGGATAGTTATTTCCCCATTAAAACCACCGCCTACTAATTTTTGCGACTGGTCATTAAACTATAATGATTAAGCATACCTCCTCCGAAAacctgttactattcttaaaatttgtaAGGTAAGTAAACATATTCTCTCTACCAAAGTTACTAAATCGTAAAAGTAACGTAAGTTAAGTAAATAAATCTATAACAGAGTTATTAGGTTTAATAATGGCTGTCTAGTAAGTAAATATATCCTCCATACCTGCGTTAAGTATTACCggaatgttatataaatatattttccacaTAAAAAGTTTTGAGTTTACGACTAGGATCTGCATAGTAAAAAAAATCTCCCATATCCGAGATTTAGGTTTGAAACAAAGTTGTACagtcagtaaattttttttttttctatctataccAATGTTAAATAAACTCCACTGACGGATTtccactgactcacaggggtgcccttttaactcggaaaagtttcctgctacagtatgtgattggttagaattattttgtccaaccaatcagcaattagaaagttttccgagctgaatatgcacccctgcgagtcagtgcaaatgtgccccCATTTAACAAAAATGAGTATAGTTTAAAAGTATTAACCGAGTGGTAAACATGTCCACCATACCCAGTTACctaatttttaaaagtaaaaattatttgGTAGTAAACGTGTCATTCATACCCATCAGATTTAAAAGTAATAGGTGTTTGGTAGGTAATAATGTCCGTCACAAAGTCACCTTATTTAAAAACAACAGTTGTATGGCAGCTAAACATGTCTATAACAAATTACCGAATTTATCAGTAACAGCTGTAGGTAGATGAACATGGCATTCATAGACAAATaactttgttaataaaaaaaaaagctgtataGCAGGTAAAATATTCTCCACACCTAAATTACCATGTTTAAAAGCTAGTGTTGTAAATAAGTATTTATTAAATATCCGAGTTGCTAGGTTTAAAATTAAACGCAGTATGGTACCGTAAACGTATCATCCATACTATAGATTCAGTTTAAAAGTAGTAGGTGAAAATAAAAGTGTTTTCCACAACCTAGttacaaatttaaaagtaactaatacataataaataaaggtaagccaaataaaaaaaaataatttgaacgtGGGTCGCAACTTTTTCATCAAAGCAGCCAGAGTAATTGATTTAACGATTTAAAATAACACATTGACAAAACAGTAACTAGATATGTGCTCAAGTTCGATGTTTCAGCCGCTAAAAATGAGCTAGAATTTCCCTACATACAAATTTCTtcgtcaaataataataaaaaaaactagcaAACTAATCTTACCTACCAAACTTCGCACTACCTAATACGAGAGCTTTCGTTCAAACAAAAATAGATTAAAGAGAGAATTACAAGATTTTCAACCAAATAGAAAGAAAGAAGACTAATAGTAATGCTGTACTATTTGGCAAATAGTAACAGATGATGTTTCGTAATCATATATAAGACCAAATCAgccatcaaaaataataacaacaaaataaaaataccagCAAGAGAATGTGGGGGTGGGGTCATCatcaaggtggagagagagagagagagagagagagagagagagagagagagagagagagagagagagagagagagagagaggggggggggtagggatgAGAAGGGCTGAGAGAGGAAAAACATGAAAGCCATAGATAAAAGAGGATCTCATCAAAGACTGCAGTATTGCGTTTGACATTCGGAGCGAGATTTTATTAAGCCGAGAAGCCAGCCATTATCTTAAGCAGAGCACGTCTGCTTTCACGAGCATacagggaggggaagggggaagggaagggaagggggaagggggggaagggaGGAAGGGAACGAGATGAGAGgttaaaaggggggaggggggagagatgGAAAACCCTGtgataatataagaataaaaattcgTGCGCTAAGGGTCGGTCCAACAGTAGCAATTGCAGAGAGTTGCTTAAGAAATATCGACGATTTGAGCTTTCTTTGGGTCACGACTAGTCTGTTGAAAGCAACTCATGTATTATAAGAGTTGTTAGTTGGGTACGTTTTCTAGTCGGCTTTTATTTTTGCTGCGTCTTTTACGGTTCAATTCTTTTCTTGAACAACTAGACCGTTAACAAGGAAAATATCTAGGATGAAATTTTCCCAATATACAAGACAAGAGAAATAGTTAAGAAAACGTCATCATTTAGTAGTACTGGttctaagaagtaaaaaaaaaacgtcAATAATCTATTTAAAGTATttcaaaaattacaataaataaaataaataaatagaaatacattGAAACTGCAAGACAGACAGACAATTTCTACTAGTttgaaaaaaagtataatttccCTCGAATTcttctaatatgacaaattcgtagataatttgtatttttcctaactatacaagcgttagctatttaatatgggtaattactttcggcgtagctgaaatgacgagcaattagatttttaacgagggtttactaccccatcgctagttagcggggggggggggggggttagcttgctaaaCACCTCCCCCCACACCTGTGATTttgctcactttgcttagaggtaggactttcacGGGGGACAGGACTGGCggccaagtttgattaaataactaaggtttgtatagttaggaaaaatacaaattatctacaaatttgtcatttgttccgtaactgaaatacaaaccacgctatttaatatgggtgactcaccccttaggaagggtggtaagtcccagccattactggctttggcttttgcccggggactcaatatttgagtgtgtaagtactcagtaataaggagtccctgcacctcactaacgtcttgctgtgcaagtgctgcggcctacataagctgtgtgtgaaggtatgcagtgtgacacgtcctaggaagttgacctggagttctttagatggaactcaaGGATAGGACTCTCcctataccacctcgtcagggtatggggacgtgacagtattaacttaatactaggaacacaaggaagcatggtttacctgcagtggtttgaggtcagctatgcagagaacccaggatgctgctttccccaagagaggggaggatgaagaaaagaataagggccagacaaaccttttcattcatgcagactaaaacaaggtaacaatgccctcaaccttctgctacttgtccattaaggagcctgaggtttagaccagctgttgtgcagccaccacagggccaatagaaaacatattgagtctcctgtgtgtcacgtcttgcaggtagtgggctgtgaaggtcgtctgacgtttccgcaccccagcttgcaggacctgcgtcactgaatagttcttcttgaaggccagggacgtagctacgcccctgacatcatgtgctctagggcgacgtgacggaggagggtcaggattcaaggccagatgtattaccttgcgaatccaggccgagatggtattcttagtgaccctcatcttcgtcttcccagtgctcacaaacaaagcttgcacctggggacgaactgcagccgttctcttaagataaagcctcagactccatactgggcacagtaggagatggtctgggtcatctgttacagaaaaaagattcgaaacctggaaagagtcgaaccgagggtctggcactcccggattctgagtcttggcaacaaactcggggacgaacctgaacgttacctccccccattcccttgaatgggcgacgtcgtatgagagaccatgaagttcgctgactcgcttggccgaggccaaagctagcaggaacaccgtcttccaagtaaggtggcgatctgaagactggcgtaatggttcgaagggaggtctcttaagagacctgagaactcgaaccacgttccatggaggaggtctcacttccgactgagggcaggtaagttaataactccgtatgagtagggaaagttccagcgaggaagaaatgtccactcctttgagcctgaaggctagacttaaggctgagcgatagcctttcactgccgagactgaaaggcgcatttccttccgcaaatacacgaagaactccactattgctggaatagtggcatcgagtggagagataccccttccacgacaccaaccacattagactcgccacttcgcctggtagacccctgcggataacctacgcaggtgtccagacatcctgttcgcaacttgctgcgaaaatcctctctcagtgaggagatgctggatagtctccaggcgtgaagtcgaagcgaagctacggctttatgaaagatgttggcgtgtggttgtttgagtagctcgtgtcgcggagggagttccctcgggagctccgttaggagttgcagaaggtccggaaaccattctgcgtgatgccatagcggagctattagggtcatcgagagattgaccgatattctggtcttgttgagcaccctcctcatcagacagaacggggaaaaggcgtagacatcgatgttgtcccaccgttgttggaaggcatcttgccagagcgccttgggatccggaactggggagcagtacagcggaagtttgaagttcagcgctgtagcgaacagatccacagtcggggaaccccaaaaagtcaggactttgttggctacttgacgatccaaagaccactcggtactcacaatctgcgtcgctctgctcagactgtcggcgagcacattcctcttgcctggaatgaagcgagccgaaagtgtgatcgagtggacttcggtccatctcagtatctctactgcgagatgggatagctgctctgaaaaggtacctccctgcttgttgatataagccactactgtggtgttgacgctcatcaccaccacagagtgagcCACCAGGTAttggtggaactgttgaagagccaggaatacggccttcatctctagcaggtttatgtggatgtacttttctgattctgaccacaggcctgaggtcctgtgtttcAGAACGTGAgcaccccaccctttctttgaggcgtccgaaaacatcaaatccgggggaggacgagaagatccactccctttcgtaggctctcgtctgccacccaccactgaaggtccgtctgttccgcagaacccatggggatcatagtgtccggggaatcgtgaccttgattccaccggtacttgagtcgccactggagagatctaattctgaggcaaccattgggaactagacgggccagagatgagaggtgaccgaggagacgtaaccacgattgggctggaagttcttctcgtctgaggaaaggccttgcgacattcctcagccttgctatcctgtcgtctgatgggaaggctttgtggagattggtgtctatgatcatgcctaggtataccagtttctgagtgggcagcagagggacttctcgagatttaccatgatccctagatcttggcaaagtcccagaagtttgtctcggtgacgGAGAAGGGCTGccgccgagtctgctaggatcagccagtcgtccaggtaacggaggagacggataccgatcctgtgagcccatgaagatattagggtgaaatcttaagtacttccttaaagacggatggactgggatctggaagtatgcgtccttcaggtccagtgtgcacatgaagtcttgcggtctcactgcaagtctgaccgtgtctgccgttatCATGCtaaacggggtctgcttgacaaacctgttcagggctgagaggtcgatgactggtctccagcctccagacgccttctttacaagaaagagtcgactgaagaagcctggggacccgtcgacaacctcttggagagcgtccttcttcaacatggtctcgacttctgcctgaagggcttgcccccttgccgatcccatggcaaaggagctcagcgacactggatcctctgtcaggggaggtagagatgtcgtgaatgggacgcgatatccctgactgattactgaaatcgtccagggatcggccccgagttgatgccaccttgtcgcgcaactttgtaggcatccccctactggtggacatgcagggggactgccaatcctagcgtttgcggccacggccgctccctctaggaaagggcttcgacacttttgtcttcgctgcagctgccttcttcgtactcttgacaggacgtggttgctgggtagctggaggtttgtagggcctcgatgttaggcCCCTATGGAGAagagaatcctggttggacttcctccacctctcagcagcctgctccacgtccttaggctcaaacaaattcttaccgaggacggaagaatgtctgagcctgcaaacgtcagtactggggaccttttgatggaatctctcagccactacGTCCCGTcgtttcaagatagtgttagcccacaagttcgagacttggtgggctagaaactcgatggtacgcgtgcctgagagcaaaaaggtctccaaggtcttcctggtgctttccttggacaggtcctccgaccgcaccaggatgcccagagaccctagccagatgtccagccacaagtagcctgcatggcacacttcgctaccttctcctggctcaggatctccgttgccgaatacgagacctgccggttggagtctctctctagagggactccaccggtaagctcttccagagaatggtgcaAAGGACGAGCTAAgcaagtctcctccaagatctcaaagtacctcctctgatggacgtgaggaggcgggaggagcttgttaccggtgctggatcggctggaggaagctagttcagagagctggccttcgaccttgtctctggcactcttaacaacctgtgaccagggcaaagccgcactggccctgtagggtttctgagtaccatagactcggtccaagaccgtgtccttgccctcacgaggaggaatctctggatccggaaACCCATTGAGACTCTTAaagagggtcagaacttgccagaacgcatgttctgtagctctcctcctgaagggctggcagcaaaaTCTCcagtccccagaggctcttcctggggggactcgtggacattctctgagggcttggctggttcctgtctaatccttgatgaagacttaggcaaagtcttcgaatccttcggctccctcctaggaggaatacaggactccagcagtgatggtggaagactcttctcaacccctacctgagaagacttcttggggagaggtggggtttcccccattggtgcgatgggggaatgacccgcctcacctgactccccagaggacgggaaatcctcgtccacagAGGAGGGAGAGGtctggggggagagggagccttccttAAGGACTTCTGAGGAgacagcttcgcccttggagaagttaccacggaaggaactcctctcttcctcttcaggggagatgaagccgccactgttttgtgaccaagttcagagaataaaggcttaaaagcctgcacgaaagctctgacaatggtaccaaaccagggctgctgactgacagtcacGCTGTCagtcactccctctggagggaaggggatcgttcgatccctaggaggagtgacCAAACGAGAGTTCGCCTGCAAAGATGCTGAAACAGAAGAAGAGGAGTCCTTGGACCTATccagaaacctcccctcctccgacgagcgcgctgttctgtgcttgcggggTGAGGATTGAGttgatgatgacctggccgcgcgatgTCCTGCGGCCTCACGTGTGGGATCGCGCCTATGATCACTCTGGGGATCACGCTGGCGATCGCGATGCAAATCGCGCGATGGGCCCTACcaatggtcgcgcgcgggagaatgttcgcgatggcgagcgatggggacgagcgatggcgcgggggcgagcgatggtgcgtgggcgagcgatggtgcgtggCGGCCTGAACAGGCGATGACAATTGGCGCGCAGGATCTTGtcgaagagcccgtgagggcgaaaACGTTGggtgcgcgcgcgcaggagaaatatctgtagcgcgcgggcgcgcagcgcgTGTATCTGGCTGAGGCAGTGGGCGAGGGCGCGCTTGCGCAACCTTGTGGGTGTGCGATGGAGACTATGcgcgatggcgcacaggtgagcgctggcgagcaggagcaaCTGGAActacgcccagatccggagatcgtaggcgtgcctggcgcacaggagatcgtgggcgcgcatcaggatgcgggtgCACAGAAGTGCGCTGTCGGTTTGAAGAGCGCGGAAGTCTTGGTGAGCGCCTGCGTGCTAACTCAGGAGACTCCAGGGCtgtgcgctggcgcgcagtagtgcgctggcgtgcaggtgagcgctggcgcgcaggtgagcgctggcgcgctatgaCAGCAGTTGTGCGCATGTGCGCAGTTGCGCGTTGAGGCATTGGACAGCGCTGGAggtccggtgagcgcctgtgcggtATCTCTGGAACTTCCTTTGTGCGCcgacgcgcaggagagcactgacgcgtaggagagcgctgacgcgtaggagagcgctgttgCCCTAAAACAGGAAGCAGCAGAGCGCGCTTGCACGCTATTACAAGAACTATTGCAggggcgcgctggcgcgcaggggaaccctgatgcGTAATAGCAGGATCAACAGTAAGTGCGCGCacgcacgcaggtgagcgctggcgcgctaagaCAGGATCATATGCTGCAGGTCGTTGGTGTGCAGGgagtacctggcgcttaagggactgagactCAATCTTGTGCTCAAGTCCCTTAtgtcccgaagggaccgttgcctgtttaataacagggtgtgatggcgcccacagcgcatcggcagccaggaacggcgacggcaggtcagcaggtctggaagGTGGAAGGTCGTCGTGTCctgtgtaaggacgaccttccaccgaaggagatcgcgaacgatctccggagaggtccaaggaggtagctggcaggatcggtgaacgacgatgaggttcttctgcggaggactgcgAAGATGACGAGCTGAAGAGgggcctcctaacacccttgtgaggtgaaggaagacctctacggtgaaggggaaggcgagctttctgccttatacgccctctgggggccgtagggtcagcaagctgaccgtcagcagtcctccgaagaggagtctctatgagtgaactcccccgagggggagaatcaccggcaggtgagaccgtaggacttagttcttccctcgaaggatgtttggagggggaaactaagccttcagctaccacagcaacatcaggagcagaggtttcaGAAAATACATCAGaagcctctgtcacaacaacgtcgacgatagacagaggatcaatctctgctaccgtcggcgattgtttgacagctgctcctaacttgatcatgtcaaacagagcttccttggagggaaaaccctgtagccccaaggaagcccaaagctgtaataaatcattattattaacagtcaAAGAAATATTCTCCTCCGGGGGAAGAGGAAGAGCTgcctcgctaagggaggcaacgccctctcccacaccccgggatcggtcaacagaactacggtctacgctaccactcgctagcttctcgggagaaaccgatcgagtgggagcttcggaggaggtttgggcaacagaggaagagtccttgggaatttctcttttcaaagaaacctttgaaggagaaatatcctgtttggacttcttccggcgccaagaaaacctctcccactggcaggtagaccactccctacaatcaCCACATAcgttaacactatcacaccgttggcccctacaatgaggacacaaggtgtggggatccgtgtcgaccgccgacataaatgtgccacaagggcggtcaggtaaaccaggacaatTACGCATGatggcagaggccaacttcacaaacactctggaaaaagaaaaagcaaagaaagattaataatggctgatcaacataagcgagggtgaaagcggacatgtCCGACCGCCAACccagccgatagcaaagtgagctaaatcacaggtgtgtgtgagggggggggggggtaatagcaagctacccctccctaac comes from Palaemon carinicauda isolate YSFRI2023 chromosome 19, ASM3689809v2, whole genome shotgun sequence and encodes:
- the LOC137658957 gene encoding neurofilament heavy polypeptide-like; the encoded protein is MSLAIQNRYSQLHDEIEASKEEFVIESAQEIGGKVPKQDQGKLSEKTKNLIKEKIVNESKLQERVFVKLASAIMRNCPGLPDRPCGTFMSAVDTDPHTLCPHCRGQRGLPSPHKGVRRPLFSSSSSQSSAEEPHRRSPILPATSLDLSGDRSRSPSVEGRPYTGHDDLPPSRPADLPSPFLAADALWAPSHPVIKQATVPSGHKGLEHKIESQSLKRQVLPAHQRPAAYDPVLARQRSPACVRALTVDPAITHQGSPARQRAPAIVLVIACKRALLLPVLGQQRSPTRQRSPTRQCSPARRRTKEVPEIPHRRSPDLQRCPMPQRATAHMRTTAVIARQRSPARQRSPARQRTTARQRTALESPELARRRSPRLPRSSNRQRTSVHPHPDARPRSPVRQARLRSPDLGVVPVAPARQRSPVRHRAYGGFISPEEEERSSFRGNFSKGEAVSSEVLKEGSLSPQTSPSSVDEDFPSSGESVSDSSEEKTAVFSSRKDCWYNLSPAVLLAFNKRMPPPVGMHNSTRQTSAVDRSYKNALGHTTLVHASTDQVSRGTLAQCCAPIH